The Hevea brasiliensis isolate MT/VB/25A 57/8 chromosome 9, ASM3005281v1, whole genome shotgun sequence nucleotide sequence TGCCTATACAGTTAATTTTGCTTGCTTTGTCATCGAAGGTATTAGCAGCTACTCAAACACCTGGCGAATCTGGAAAGAAGTGGTTTCAGGGTACAGCAGATGCTGTTAGACAATTTATCTGGTTGTTTGaggtatgggaaatgtattgatGATAAAATTGAAGGTTAATGATATTTGATTATATGTAAAATAATGATGATCTCATCAAGTCAGGTGACTTACTCATGGCTTTTGACGTTCTCATCCTTTGCAGGATGCAAAGCACAGACACATTGAGAATATTTTGATATTATCTGGTGATCATCTCTATCGAATGGATTATATGGATTTCGTGCAGGTTGAAGCATTGTTTTCAAACTTTATTATCAATTTTCCTTTTCTCTTCCTCACATTTCTGTAATTGTTGTGTATATTATCTCTATCTGCAGAAGCACATTGATTCAGGTGCTGATATATCTGTCTCTTGCCTCCCTATTGATGACAGGTAACTGATCTAAAGTATAATTTTGTTTTTTAAACTGATATTTAAGCATGGATTGAGCTGCCTTTCATTTAATATGTTCTCATGCCTTACTCAAGATagcaaatttcaattaaaaatacttGTTTGAAGttgatttattttcttcattatcTATTTATTTCTTCTTGCCTACAGTCGAGCCTCCGATTATGGGTTGATAAAGATTGATGAGACAGGACAAATCACACAATTTCTTGAGAAGCCCAAGGGtgaaaatttgaaatccatggttTGTTACTTTGCTCCTTTTTGTGCTTCATGAGATAATTAGCTGAAATCTAACCATAAGTTTAGATGTCATTTTCAAAAATAATCAGCATCTGATCAACAATTTTCATTGCCTCAGAGAGTAGATACAACTATTCTAGGATTATCAGCTCCAGATGCAAGGAAGTTCCCATACATTGCATCAATGGGTATATATTTGTTCAAGACAGATGTTCTACTAAAACTTCTGAGGTAGTTTAAGGCtgtcatttacagtattacagcATAAATAAAGTAAAAGGAATGCATTACGTCTTCCCCTTTTATGTTGTCCTTGatagcagaaaaaaaaaaaggcaaaattCTTCCCAGTATAATTTCACAAAACCATCCTATCATATGAGCTTATAGTACAAAGACTGTTCTGCGATAAATTAAATTAGTCAAATAGTTGGGTTAAGCATCATGCAGAAAAACTGCCTGAATTAAACCAATTAagatttttattattgtttcaggGTTTGTTGTTGAGCTTTctcaattgtgatttgaaatgccTTCTTACACTAATGGATTGATAATCTTATTCCTTACTTTATTAGTGCATTATCATTGAAGAGTTCACTTCTTTGTCATGTCTGTAGTGCTACAGTACATGTTATACAACATGATTATTACTTGGTACATCATTTGAACCCTGAAGGAGAGAGCAGCATTTGTGGACTTGTGTCAACATAATCTGCAGTTTGATGAAATTAATTTCCCTTCCCCCTTAAATATGAAAGATGATATAATTTAGTGAATCTTTTTGTAAATGAAGTGGTGCTTTTACTTTTTAACAAAATGCCTCACAAATATCAAAGAATAATGTAATGGTGATTTGTGTGATCTCCAATAGAGTGACATGGAATAATGTTTCTCTTTTCCTCCTATACTTTTGTTTCTTTAGGTGGCATTATCCAACAGCCAATGACTTTGGATCAGAAATTATTCCAATGGCTGCAAAAGATTATAATGTCCGGGTAAATTCTTTGAAAATTTTTCTCACATTTTAGCTAGGCCTTGGAACTGAATGCTGTATTACTTGAATTGACGATAGTTTCTGACCATTGGAAAGTTTGATTTGATAGACAATTCAACTTATTCTTCACAGAATGTTAATATGAGAATGTGGGTAAATGGGTGCTGTGAACTAATACTCTCATTTTTACTTCGGAAACTGCTGATAGGTGGCCATTGTTCATTTCTTGGCAGGCATATCTATTCAATGACTACTGGGAGGATATTGGAACTATAAAATCTTTCTTTGATGCCAACTTGGCCCTAACAGATCAGGTATATAGTTTTCTTTTAAGGTGTGTTATTGGAGTATTTTGTTTGGGTCAAATGAGTGTTTACAAGTGACCATATCATTTTACATCGTTTTGCAGCCTCCCAAGTTTCACTTCTTTGATCCGCTCAAGCCAATCTTCACGTGCCCCCGGTTTTTACCACCAACTAAAATAGAGAAGTGTCGGGTATGATTTTAAACTTATTGCTTGCATACTGCAGTCTCAAGGCTATGCTGCTGTGCACTGAGCTCATGCAATAACTCTTATTATAGGTCAAGGATTCCATAATTTCACATGGTTGCTTTTTAAGGGAGTGCAGTGTTGAACATTCCATTGTAGGGATTCGCTCAAGACTAGAATATGGGGTTGAGCTGAAGGTAACCCATTTTCCATGTTCTTTCTGTTTCATTCTTTTGCTTGGAAGAACTAGATAAACATCTAACAAAAGACATGATGGGAAGAATTGTTAGAAAATCAGAGAAGGAGCTAGAAATGGGTTTCAATAAAGACAAATCAATCCTTACGATCTCTATACCCTATTTTTCATTAAGATTCATTGCTTACATGGTAACTCACACCAACATATAGTATATCGATCAACAATTTGTACAACTAATTTTCCTTATAACAAGGATTGCCATAAAGCAACTTCAGCAAAATCTCTTCAATTCCAACAAGTATATTCTGTAAACAGTGGACTGTTATTCCATCAAATCATGTAAGTCTGTGATGCTGCTTCTGTATCAGGAATAACAGCTTTAGATCATATTCTACAGGATGCCATGATGATGGGTGCTGACTTTTACCAAACGGAGGCAGAGAGAGCAGCCTTTTTAGCTGAAGGAAAAGTTCCAATAGGTGTTGGGAGAGATACCAAAATTATGTAAGTTCCTCGCAATATTGAATCAAAATCTCGACTGGAAAATTTTCGTTCTATTGTCTTGTGGATTGGGGTAGGGAGGCAAAGCATCGCATATGTGCATAGCAAGTATAAAATCATGTTGAATTGTATGCACTTGTCCTGCAAATGCTTTCTAATTTCGACATCCATTTCTTCGATCTTTTTTAAAGTGCACCTGCTATATTGCCTAATTATGTGAGGATTATTTCACCAATTTTTAGTGTCAAGAAATTACTTCCTGCAAGTAGTCGAAATTCATATGCTTGTTGACATGCAAATCTGGAAGAACAATATGAAAAGACGGCTAGACAAGACATTCTATCTCACACGCATTATGACTCTGCTTCTTCATGTATTTTTTATCATGCAAATTCCTCTGAATTTAATCCATGATAAGGTAAATATGATGAGTTATCTTATCCTGCAGGAATTGCATAATTGACAAGAATGCAAAAATTGGGAAGAATGTGATCATAGCAAACAAGGATGTAAGGATTAATGTGCAGCTGTCTAGTAGTTTTCCACCCCAACTTTCTTTAGTTATTCTTTGGAAGAGGAGATGGCATTGCACAACTAAATATTTTCAGTTAAATGCATCTTTGTTTATAATATATCTGTGACAGATATTGATCTAACCATTTCATTTCCTTTCACTTATGGTTTGAACTGCAGCATGTGAAAGAGGCAGAAAGGCCATCTGAGGGATTCTACATTAGATCAGGAATAACAGTCGTCTTGAAAAATTCCATAATAAAGGACGGGACGACCATATAAGAtttgtttattttattaatttatttttcattttttaacaaGTGAAGGCTAAAGGGAGGAGCATCAGAGATACATACTTTGTATATATAGAAGAAAAACATTGCTTTAGGTGGAATAAGCTGCATGGAACGATTGATAATGTACTCTTTTTGGATTGTCAGTTCACaactttgaattcaatgttccatCCAGCACAGAATAGAGTAGCAACTTTTCTCTTCCTCTGGATGGAAACTACTAATAAAGTTAATAGATTACATATTTATTGTGATTCCCTGCATCTATGTATGAGacgcattttctttccttttctattcATTTGTCATGTCATGCAATAGATGATGGCTTGACACTGGCAGTGGTGGTGGTGGGGGTGGGGCTATCCTCCAAGATGACACCACTGAATGGGCCCCTCTTAGGACGCGTATATATGCCTATATATCTCCACAAAATAGTTATCTTTTCTGCAAGCTGTATCCAGGAATCCTGGAAGACCATCCAATAACGAGTGTTTTGTTTTTTCAGCACTGAATTGGAGTTTTGGATATGGGCTTTGACCCAATCTGTCCACAAACGCTGCCTTGGCAACCTGCTATGCCGATGCAATGCATTCATTTCATTGAACTGCTTCCTTGAGTCCCCATAAAATCCTTCAAGCCCAATTTCAAGGGTTTAGATTTTGAATCTGTGGACCATCCTTTCAATTAAATTCATCTTTTCAATTCAATGAAAAACAAATCGTGCAAAGCTCAAAATGAGTAAGCTAGCGCCATCGCAATTTTAACGGCTAAAATACAAAACTTAATCGTTGATGTCATGAAGCTGAATTTTTAGCAAACTCAGAATGGACAAAATGCAATAGGTTGAGCAAACTGAGTTATTCAATCTAAGCTAAACAAGCCGAAAACGAGTAAGTAGCGGAGCCAAGCTGGTTGTCACCACTGATGGCTCAGATTCTTCTTTGTCTTTGTTTTTGTTTTTCTAGAGATGGTAATGGaggattaattaattcatttttttaaatataaaaattaaattgtaaataTCAATAATATCTGAAgataaaataattctttttttttttcttatctttttGCAGCACCTAATTATTACTTGTACAAAAACAACACGAAATGAAGGTGTTGTACAAAAACAACACGGCCCAACACCCTGCATCAGTTTAACCAGCAGTCACCCTACTGCATCAGCAAAGAAAGTTGCATGGGAACAATATGGGAAGAGAGTTGACAAACAACCTAAGTACAGAGATTGCCACTTTCCCATTCCAGTTTTCGCTGCTTTTCCTCTCTTGTGCTTTATAACTGCAATAAACAATATCATGTGTGAATTATACCATAGCATAAGAAAACGTCAGTGGTGCTCTTCCTGCCAGTACTAGGGAAATGGGATACAAATAGCTTTTTGAAAAGCCAGATATTAAAAATTTTGCCTTGTTGACTGTAAATATTGAATCCTCCAAGTTCTTCATACATAACGCGGGAGCCTTTCCTGTAACAGTGTAACTTGTGTCTATATATGCCCTAAAGCCTGGCATATATTTAGTTGATGACTCACGCGTTCATTAAACCCTGGAAAAAGCTAGTATCCTCCATAGTTTTTTGTTTTTACTAATATCTCCTGTTTCACAATTCAACATACTAAGGCTCCATTTGTAttacagaaaatatttttctaaaaatatattttttatattttcaaatattTGGGTACTCAAAAAATTGACTaacgaaaaattattttattggttAGTGAGAAAAGAAAgatatttttaaggaaaataactttctctttttaaaataataagctatttttctaattttaacagttttattaaaatataaaaacacttaaaaatgtataatataaatacatatcaATAATTTAATACtgcaactaaataataaaaaatatttttcatatataaattattttttataaaacaaacgAAACCTAAAACAGTAATAAAATGTATCAAGATGTTACTTGGTTACGAGGCATGAACTAACCAATAATAGATCTCTCTTTTATTTCAGCCCTTGAGACTTGGTGACATGAAATACATATAATGAGAGTAAGTAGAGATgacaaaaatgaaaaagaaaaagctttaataagtaattttcatatccacatatgggACAAGCGTAACAAAATAAGGAGGATGATGAGAGACCATTTGAATTTCCATTCCCTGATTCCTTGTAACCAAACTGTCTCTAAAAGTGTTATTCTCTCTGAAAGTGTTATTGTACGTATAGTAAGACTAATTAACGTGTTAGTTGCTATTTGATGGCTAAACTAGTTAGTAATATCCATGGGGCAAAAAGATTACCTTGGTTCAGCTATTTTCCACAACCTTAGAAGAGCATCTTCATGACTTCATGTCTTCATCCACTAACTCAGACTCAGAGGTAATATTAAATATCAATGCAAGAAAATAAGTTGCCTGCCGGGCTGAGAGTGACAGATGCTAGCTAGAGATAGTGGCACAAAAGTAGCTAAAAGATTGCTGAACACGTCAAAGGGCAAACTATTAATGCTCAGAACACTCTACAAGGAGAGGGAGGAAAACAAagatttagccattctgatatgatatcCAGTTGCAGCCACAAAAGACATGCCCCATCAATTTGCAGCTGGCTGCTGCTACTTCAAATTCCTTGTGGCAGGCTATCAATTATCCTTCCAATGAGCAAAATACTAGGTTTTTAATCTGAAAACACCATATATTCTGTGTAGACAGGAGCAAACCTATATTTCTTGATTTCCACAGGACTCCTTACAAGCATTACTTTATGAaaactaaaatataaataatcaatGATTAGATTGCACGACATATTAAGCCTCTTGTGCACAAAATTATGGACCAGCTATCAAGTAGTTTGATCAATTCTAACGTTTGGTCAATTCACACCTAGAAAC carries:
- the LOC110650396 gene encoding glucose-1-phosphate adenylyltransferase large subunit 1 isoform X2, producing MAVANLQGFISMSSRMQPTRHDMFPSSPFVGQKGGIGYSYSSVSGVQLGKINFPRKMHATTRRFLTTSVLADVTKDFMNFQAPMLEKPEADPKNVASIILGGGAGTRLFPLTNRRAKPAVPIGGCYRLIDVPMSNCINSGINKIYILTQFNSQSLNRHIARTYNSGNGVNFGEGFVEVLAATQTPGESGKKWFQGTADAVRQFIWLFEDAKHRHIENILILSGDHLYRMDYMDFVQKHIDSGADISVSCLPIDDSRASDYGLIKIDETGQITQFLEKPKGENLKSMRVDTTILGLSAPDARKFPYIASMGIYLFKTDVLLKLLRWHYPTANDFGSEIIPMAAKDYNVRAYLFNDYWEDIGTIKSFFDANLALTDQPPKFHFFDPLKPIFTCPRFLPPTKIEKCRVKDSIISHGCFLRECSVEHSIVGIRSRLEYGVELKDAMMMGADFYQTEAERAAFLAEGKVPIGVGRDTKIMNCIIDKNAKIGKNVIIANKDHVKEAERPSEGFYIRSGITVVLKNSIIKDGTTI
- the LOC110650396 gene encoding glucose-1-phosphate adenylyltransferase large subunit 1 isoform X1; translated protein: MAVANLQGFISMSSRMQPTRHDMFPSSPFVGQKGGIGYSYSSVSGVQLGKINFPRKMHATTRRFLTTSVLADVTKDFMNFQAPMLEKPEADPKNVASIILGGGAGTRLFPLTNRRAKPAVPIGGCYRLIDVPMSNCINSGINKIYILTQFNSQSLNRHIARTYNSGNGVNFGEGFVEVLAATQTPGESGKKWFQGTADAVRQFIWLFEDAKHRHIENILILSGDHLYRMDYMDFVQKHIDSGADISVSCLPIDDSRASDYGLIKIDETGQITQFLEKPKGENLKSMRVDTTILGLSAPDARKFPYIASMGIYLFKTDVLLKLLRWHYPTANDFGSEIIPMAAKDYNVRAYLFNDYWEDIGTIKSFFDANLALTDQPPKFHFFDPLKPIFTCPRFLPPTKIEKCRVKDSIISHGCFLRECSVEHSIVGIRSRLEYGVELKDAMMMGADFYQTEAERAAFLAEGKVPIGVGRDTKIMNCIIDKNAKIGKNVIIANKDVRINVQLSSSFPPQLSLVILWKRRWHCTTKYFQLNASLFIIYL